In a genomic window of Pleurocapsa sp. PCC 7319:
- a CDS encoding cation:proton antiporter: MTNTLIAQSTPVLSIIWIALPFFIGFVIYLLPKFARWLAVVIALLSASYALQIFLTGSPDGQLIQLLDNFGVTLIVDQLSGFFILTNALVTIAVILYCWQTNKKAFFYMQIVILHGSVNAAFICADFISLYVALEVISIAAFLLIAYPRTDKSIWVGLRYLFVSNTAMLFYLVGAILVYKANNSFQFDGLINSPPEAIALIFLGLLAKGGTFVSGLWLPLTHSESETPVSAMLSGVVVKAGVFPLVRCALMMEEIEPVVKIFGVGTALLGVGYAIFAADTKRTLAFSTVSQLGFVLAAPVAAGFYALTHGLVKSVLFLIAGFLPSRNFQELKEQGIDPKIWLPLIIASFSISGFPLLSGFGSKVLTTKNLLPWQVMAMNVAAVGTAITFAKFVFLPRSKPVLSHDDRVKTGEETKKLGSGGKKIPSGLWRAIVILLGGLIVANGIYYEAYTVANITKSLVIIAIGWLAHLLIFQKLMLKLPRAVEKFEHLIGVMSLMLILVFWMVRI, translated from the coding sequence ATGACCAATACTCTAATTGCCCAGAGCACGCCGGTTTTATCAATTATCTGGATTGCTCTACCATTTTTTATTGGGTTCGTGATTTATCTACTGCCCAAATTTGCTCGTTGGCTAGCAGTAGTAATAGCATTACTTTCGGCTAGCTATGCCTTACAGATATTTTTAACGGGTTCGCCAGATGGACAGTTAATTCAGCTATTAGATAATTTCGGCGTTACTTTAATTGTCGATCAATTGAGTGGCTTCTTTATTTTAACTAACGCCCTGGTAACAATCGCAGTTATTCTTTACTGTTGGCAAACTAATAAAAAAGCTTTTTTTTATATGCAGATCGTTATTCTGCACGGTAGTGTCAATGCTGCTTTTATCTGTGCCGATTTTATTAGTTTGTACGTAGCATTAGAGGTTATCAGTATTGCTGCTTTTTTGCTGATTGCTTATCCGCGCACAGACAAATCGATTTGGGTAGGATTGCGCTATCTCTTTGTCAGCAATACAGCGATGTTATTTTATCTGGTGGGGGCAATACTAGTATATAAAGCCAATAATTCCTTTCAATTTGACGGTTTGATCAATTCTCCCCCAGAAGCGATCGCCCTAATTTTTTTAGGATTATTGGCTAAGGGAGGAACTTTTGTATCGGGTCTATGGTTGCCCTTAACCCATTCAGAATCAGAAACTCCGGTATCAGCAATGCTTTCAGGAGTGGTGGTTAAAGCTGGAGTATTTCCTCTAGTACGTTGTGCGTTGATGATGGAAGAAATTGAGCCGGTTGTGAAAATCTTTGGTGTTGGCACAGCACTCTTAGGAGTAGGCTATGCTATATTTGCAGCGGACACTAAGCGTACTCTGGCATTTAGCACCGTTTCTCAATTAGGTTTTGTCCTTGCCGCGCCAGTGGCAGCTGGTTTTTATGCCCTCACCCATGGCTTAGTCAAATCCGTACTGTTTTTAATTGCAGGTTTCCTACCAAGTCGCAATTTTCAAGAATTAAAAGAACAGGGAATTGATCCTAAAATTTGGCTCCCTTTAATTATTGCTAGTTTTTCGATTTCTGGTTTTCCTTTACTGTCTGGCTTTGGGTCAAAGGTATTAACCACCAAAAACCTTTTACCTTGGCAAGTTATGGCGATGAACGTTGCCGCCGTAGGTACAGCAATAACTTTTGCTAAATTCGTCTTTTTACCCCGCTCAAAACCTGTATTATCTCATGATGACAGGGTTAAAACTGGTGAGGAAACTAAGAAACTGGGAAGCGGAGGGAAGAAAATTCCTTCTGGGCTTTGGCGAGCAATAGTTATTCTACTCGGTGGATTAATTGTAGCCAATGGTATTTATTACGAAGCTTATACCGTTGCTAATATTACCAAATCGTTAGTAATTATCGCTATCGGCTGGTTGGCACATCTGTTAATTTTCCAAAAGCTAATGCTCAAATTACCTCGCGCAGTCGAAAAATTTGAGCATTTAATTGGGGTTATGAGCTTAATGTTAATTTTAGTCTTCTGGATGGTGCGTATATGA
- a CDS encoding cation:proton antiporter subunit C, producing the protein MLEAFVLITMLCGFLGIILKKNLVMKIISMDIMSTGVIAYYVLVASRDGLFTPIIADTKDVAYADPVPQAVILTAIVIGFSIQALMLVCVMKLARDNPTLETSVIEDNNTP; encoded by the coding sequence ATGTTAGAAGCTTTTGTTTTAATCACCATGTTGTGCGGGTTTTTAGGAATTATCTTGAAGAAAAATCTAGTGATGAAAATAATCTCGATGGACATCATGAGCACTGGGGTGATTGCTTATTACGTACTAGTGGCATCACGGGATGGTTTATTCACACCAATTATTGCCGACACCAAGGATGTAGCCTATGCCGATCCTGTTCCCCAAGCCGTTATCTTAACAGCGATTGTAATTGGCTTTTCCATTCAGGCTTTGATGCTGGTGTGTGTCATGAAGTTAGCAAGAGATAATCCCACTTTAGAAACTAGCGTGATCGAAGACAATAATACGCCATGA
- a CDS encoding cation:proton antiporter: MIHLASLLNSGLAPDLVFSDLLLATEPSSETAPMVLAGVLLSLVFIYLASKLGGELSKLVDLPPVLGELVAGVVVGVSALHLLVFPETGAVASDSVVMTILQQIAGLNPESISEVFTSQSEVISVLAELGVIILLFEIGLESDLRELQKVGVRAAIVAVVGVVAPFVAGTVGLVLIFNMPTIPAIFAGAALTATSIGITSKVLSELGQLKSTEGQIIVGAAVIDDILGIIVLAVVASLAKTGDVDVLNLVYLIISATAFLLGSVFLGKFFNKSFVAIAEKLQTRGKLVIPALIFAFSMAFLANAIHLEAILGAFAAGLVLDETDKRKELDQQVIPIADILVPIFFVSVGARVDLSVLNPTSADNRQGLVIAAFLIVVAIIGKIITGWAIFGQEKINRLAIGIGMIPRGEVGLVFAGIGAASGVLDKPLQAAIIIMVILTTFIAPPLLRFAFKAEEQLVEQPVTSE, encoded by the coding sequence ATGATCCATTTAGCATCACTATTAAATAGTGGATTAGCTCCCGATCTTGTATTTTCCGACTTGTTGTTAGCAACTGAGCCCAGTTCCGAAACTGCGCCGATGGTATTAGCAGGAGTTTTATTAAGTCTCGTCTTTATCTATTTAGCAAGCAAACTAGGGGGAGAACTTTCTAAATTAGTCGATTTACCTCCTGTCTTGGGTGAATTAGTTGCCGGTGTAGTAGTCGGGGTTTCGGCATTACACTTATTGGTGTTTCCCGAAACAGGTGCAGTTGCTAGCGATTCAGTCGTTATGACTATTTTGCAACAGATTGCTGGTTTAAATCCTGAAAGCATTTCGGAAGTGTTTACTTCTCAAAGCGAGGTAATCTCGGTCTTAGCCGAACTGGGAGTAATTATCCTCTTATTTGAAATCGGTTTAGAATCGGATTTAAGAGAATTACAAAAAGTTGGTGTCCGAGCCGCGATCGTTGCCGTTGTCGGTGTAGTTGCTCCTTTTGTCGCTGGTACAGTAGGACTGGTATTAATCTTTAATATGCCAACTATTCCGGCGATATTTGCCGGGGCAGCATTAACTGCTACCAGTATTGGAATTACATCTAAGGTATTATCTGAGTTGGGACAGCTAAAATCTACAGAAGGTCAAATTATTGTTGGCGCAGCAGTTATTGACGACATTCTCGGAATTATTGTGTTAGCTGTAGTTGCTAGTTTAGCCAAAACTGGAGATGTGGATGTTCTCAACTTAGTTTACTTAATTATTAGTGCTACAGCTTTCTTATTGGGTTCGGTCTTTTTAGGTAAATTCTTTAATAAAAGCTTTGTGGCGATCGCCGAAAAATTGCAAACTAGAGGCAAACTAGTAATTCCTGCTTTGATCTTTGCTTTCTCAATGGCATTTTTAGCTAATGCGATTCATCTTGAAGCAATTTTAGGTGCTTTTGCTGCTGGTTTAGTCTTGGATGAAACTGACAAACGTAAAGAATTAGACCAACAGGTTATTCCTATTGCTGACATTTTAGTTCCTATCTTCTTTGTCTCTGTAGGTGCGAGAGTCGATCTCAGCGTTTTGAATCCAACTAGTGCTGATAATCGTCAAGGATTAGTGATCGCAGCTTTCTTAATTGTGGTAGCTATTATCGGCAAAATTATTACTGGTTGGGCAATTTTTGGTCAAGAGAAAATCAATCGTTTAGCCATTGGCATTGGTATGATTCCTCGGGGTGAAGTCGGTTTAGTCTTCGCTGGTATTGGTGCAGCTAGTGGTGTTTTGGATAAACCTCTACAAGCAGCAATTATTATCATGGTAATTCTAACTACTTTTATCGCTCCTCCTCTGTTACGTTTTGCTTTTAAAGCGGAAGAACAATTAGTAGAACAACCAGTAACCAGTGAGTAG